The following proteins are co-located in the Carassius auratus strain Wakin chromosome 7, ASM336829v1, whole genome shotgun sequence genome:
- the si:ch73-335l21.4 gene encoding E3 ubiquitin-protein ligase RNF182, translated as MFPETECGICYRTYNLGRRCPRQLSCKHSFCESCLVTLWRSAENPEPRLMCPLCRHSTPLAEDKIQESLPVDEDIFERLVTAGCAEECEEDDEDTEEPKQDTVIPPKEDVSPSPRSRKRRLMKCIRRLCQKFTGAERRNCMTDEDLRDLAMMSCYMM; from the exons ATGTTTCCAGAAACGGAGTGCGGAATCTGCTACCGAACTTACAACCTTGGTCGGCGGTGTCCTCGACAGCTGAGCTGCAAACACTCGTTTTGCGAGAGCTGCCTGGTGACGCTCTGGCGGTCCGCGGAGAACCCTGAGCCCCGGTTAATGTGTCCGCTTTGCCGTCACTCCACGCCGCTGGCGGAGGACAAAATCCAAGAGAGTCTGCCGGTAGACGAGGACATTTTTGAGCGGCTTGTAACCGCGGGCTGCGCGGAGGAATGTGAGGAAGACGACGAAGACACCGAGGAGCCCAAACAGGACACTGTCATCCCACCAAAAGAAGACGTTTCACCCTCGCCAAGATCGCGTAAAAGACGCCTGATGAAATGCATAAGGCGCCTGTGCCAGAAATTCACCGGGGCTGAACGGAGAA ATTGTATGACTGATGAAGACCTCAGGGACCTGGCAATGATGTCCTGCTACATGATGTGA